The genomic stretch TAATTCATGGGAACGCTTCCCTACCCACCTCTTTGGCTCTGCAAAACCAAAACTTAAGCCAGGCTTGCTCTTTTATTCCTGCCTTGGGGTGAGCAAGGCATCCTTGTGCCCACGGGAAGGAGACTCCATTACAGCCATGAATAGGGTCTTAGAAAAGCCTGCGCTCATCAGGGAAATAAAGGCCAGATAAAGGGGCAATTAGCAACGTTCTGTGTTCAGTGGAAACTGGTGCGTATAATAGCAGCATTTGAGATGTATAAAGCTCTGTTCCCCCTGCCCGactcctttctttccttgagAATTGTTCTTATGAATCAGAAAGGCCATGATATTTGTgaggagctgaaaaaaatgccttttcccccttctctcccgGGCTCGGGGGCAGCTCCCGGCACAAAGGGCAGTgggagccagggctgagcaATTGCAGCAGTCCCGGGATgtggctctgccttccctccgGCTGGCACGTGGGGCTGGTCTGACtgcccttctctccttcccaaatTGTTTTCCAGTTGCCTTCCTGTCAAAGCCTCAAGGTTTGGTTACTCCCAAGAAGAAAGGGAACGgcaataaaagaagaaaaggcaaaggcctggggaagaagagagacCCGTGCCTGCGGAAGTACAAGGATTTCTGTATTCACGGCGAGTGCAAGTACATCCGAGAGCTGGGAGCTCCCTCCTGCATGTGAGTTGCTGGCGTGTGCCTGTGCCGGGGGAGCCTTAGTCACGGTTCCTTCAATTctctgggctgggcagaggaAAAACGGACAGGATATTTTTAGTGCATGTTCTCTGTCTGTGCGGGGACAGCTATGACTTGGCCTCTTCCTTGTGCTTCTTGGGCAGTGTCCATGCCCCACCAAAGCCTGTCGTGGCCCTGGATCCAGCGTTCCCTGCCGGCACGGCGAGCTCCggctgagctgctgtgcagagACCGGTGGTGTTGAGGGCTGCAGAATggtgtgcagggctggagtCTGGCAGCTGAGGGCTTCTGCAGGTCTGGTTTGGGAGACCTTATCCTGACCCTGTCACCCTGCACCCCCCACTCGGAAAGCTTGGGGCTCCTGTGGCTGTTGGGGTGCAGGCGGGATGAGCTGCTGTAGCACCAGTGAGGAGGACTGGAAGTAGCACCTTTGGGGACAGCCTGCCAAAGCCATACCCAAGCTGTCCCTTGGCCTGATGAAGGACAGGGTTGTGTACCCCTGCTTGCCCATGCCCCTGGAGTACAGGTAGAGAGAAGGGACTAGACGAGGcaagcagaggagaaagcattttcctgctgctgggacaccTTGATATAGGACTTGCTACCACGGGAAATACCCAGGGGTGCACATTTGATCCCCGCTTACGTGGGCAGGAGTTGAGCTGGCAGATATGTAAGAGGCTTTGTTCTTCACTATCAATCCTCTGAGCCACCCAGCCCTGAGCCCAGGGAAGATAATAGCTCCCTGGCTTATGGTGCCCACAGGATCTCATGCCCTGCAATCCGCAGGGATCAAGCTCTGCATAGCTCCTCTAGTCTCCTAGTTTCTCTCTGTGGAAGCTGCCATGAAGTTGAGTCCTTGCATGGGGGACTTGGGACTGCCAGTGAAGGGAGATCTCTGCCGACTCTGTGTTGGTGACCCAGCAGAATGTGGGGTGCAGAACCCCTGCCTGGGACTGGGACAGCCAAGATCCCTGAGACTGAAGAGGACCTGGGGCATGGGCAAgcaggagggatttgggggttggctgggctctgcagcctggTAGCCCATCCCTGGGTGACATCTCCCAGAGCCATCATGTTTTTTAGGAACAGTGGCCAACTGTTGACTGGTGTCACTAAGTTCTGGGTGCTCTTGGTGGCTGGCTGCCTGTGTCACAGCATCTCTTGGAGTGTTACTTCCTTGGGCTGGTCCCTGGGGATTGGGGTGGAGTGAGGATGCTGCTGGGTTGAGTCCTGCACCTCTGTCTTGTGTGCAGCcttgctgctgtgcctgggaggTAACACTGGTATGTGCCATTATGAGCTTGGGAGGAGGGCTGGGCTAAACCCGGCTTGGACATCAGCCCGAGGGTCAGTGGTGCTGGATATAGAGGGATATATATATCTGGTCACATCAGTGGGCTGTGGCTTGGGAAGGACTGGAAGCCTCACAGCCCTGTGGGGAGCATTATTTCTGTTCCATGAGTAACCTCCCGAGTCTGCAGGGACGGGGCACCTCTCGGCTGTCAGGGTGTGCAGGGACATCCTGCACTGTGGGAAGCGCTGGACCAGCTGCCATGCTGCTCCCTTCCTACTTCCAGAGGTCGTCTGggcagcctggctctgcctgggaGGGACTGGCAGCAGACAGACCCTGGTGCCTTCTGCTGGTGGAGAGTTTAACCTTTCTAGGAGTCTTCACTTGGCGCAGGAGAAACTTAATTTACCAGTACCAGGGAGAGATATCGCCTTCCaaggggtgtggggggacacGGTGACCTCCTGTGCTTGCTCACCACCAACCTTTATGACTTTTCTTCTCGCCCAGATGCCAGCCAGGGTATCACGGAGAGCGGTGCCACGGCCTCTTGCTGCCGGTGGAGCACCCGCCCAGCGCGTACGACCACACCACGGCTCTGGCCGTGGTTGCTGTTGTCCTGTCCTCCCTGTGTCTCGTCATCATCGCAGCCCTGCTGATGC from Chiroxiphia lanceolata isolate bChiLan1 chromosome 15, bChiLan1.pri, whole genome shotgun sequence encodes the following:
- the HBEGF gene encoding proheparin-binding EGF-like growth factor, coding for MDGRAVLIHALLAAVCSAAAGGLRRDELHNEVLHKGGGGGGAPVPATAPLLGGSPEKEGGGAASGDDFSELPRVAFLSKPQGLVTPKKKGNGNKRRKGKGLGKKRDPCLRKYKDFCIHGECKYIRELGAPSCICQPGYHGERCHGLLLPVEHPPSAYDHTTALAVVAVVLSSLCLVIIAALLMLRCHKRGGYDVENEEKIKLGITVNH